From the Nematostella vectensis chromosome 7, jaNemVect1.1, whole genome shotgun sequence genome, the window AGAAAAGTCAAGGGAGATTTAGAGGTGACATGGCTTATTTTACTTAAGATAATTCACAATTGCTTCAAAGGAAAGTGGATGATGAATGTGATTAGGAATTAATGCtttgtccttttttttcaGGCTCTTGAAAAACTTCTAAGGTCCAGGCTTGGAGATGATCTTGTTGTTCAGAGAAATGAGCTTACTGGTCAAGTTAAAATCAAAGGAAATCATAAAGACAGAGTTGTGACTATATTGAAAGAAGTGGGGTTTTAAAAGACAAATTCAAAAGCTTCTTCAACTATAAGGCCCCAACATGAAGAACAGACTAGCATCAAACAGTAAGATCCTGAGTAACATTTGTATAATATAAAGACTTTTACACCTTTTCTGTTTTGCAACTCTTAATTACAAATTTGGTAAACAACATTTGGGGCTACATACAGATCCTTTTAGTTCAATTTCTTTCATCTGCAGCATACAATCTTGTacatataaaagaaaataaagctCTCTAGTAAATTACCTTGTGGGCTAAAAAGAGTTTTCAGAATATTGTCAATTTATACGACCTATGTTAGTTTTAGAAATAAACTAAGAAATAATTTGTTTCACATGggataaataaacaaataaatattttttatggatatgtcttttttattgtgtAGATCAATCTATTGCAGCAGAGCTTTGCCCTACTGCATGTCTGTAGTGGAGAGGCTGAAGTTAACATAAAGCGTGAATCTTAATGGTTCTCTTAAACAACGTAGTAGTTGTgtagtattaaaaatatttaaacaaGGAAACAATCAAatattaatagaaaatagcCTTTTCAAGGGGATGATAATTGTCCCTGCCTTTTTAAGAACAGACCTAGGACCGCTACCCTTCCCTTGTCCTTGGTTTGCAATAAGTGGTCTTGTCTTATTTGAGGGTCACTCCAAAGAGCAGAATATGGCACAGTGTTTCCCAGAGGGTGGGGGTAGGGGCTTGCTCTTATTTAtgtattcatttattttcttgagGTGGGAGGGGGGAGCATGAGGATactctggggtggggggtaggGGCTTGCTCTCATTCATGTATTCATTTATTATCTTGAGGTGGGAGGGGGAGCATGAGGGTACTGttgggggggggtggggggggctTGTTCTTATTCATGTATTCATTTATTATCTGGAGGTGGGTGGGGGGAGCATGTGGATACAGTGGGGGGGTGTAGGAGCTTGCtctcattcatttattcatttattttcttgagGTTGGAGGGGGAGCATGAGGGTACtgttgggaggggggggtggggggcttgTTCTCATTCATGTATTCATTTATTATCTGGAGGTGGGTGGGGGGAGCATGAGGGTACtgttgggagggggggtgtaGGAGCTTGCTCTCATTcgtttattcatttattttcttgagGTTGGAGGGGGGAGAATGAGgatactgtgggggggggggggggggcttgagAAATTTCCAAGGTCtaaagggaggggggtgttGAAAGTGTATGGatttaaaaaagggggggggactgATTTCAGACTTCTTGGTTCAAGAGTCTCAATTTGGGGGCaacgccaaaataaacacagaaatgaatGCAGCCATCACTCCAGAGAGCGACGAAAACATTTGGCATGTACAATCCAGGATATGTATAACACCATgttttatctatgcaatgcaaacctgtatacacccttTTCATGGTTTCCTTTATATGCCTATATTCCATATTTAAAATCATTAACAAAACGTTCTAATGCTACAAGTGCTCATTTTTTGTCATCAATATCATTGCTCATGTCTTATTTGCTGTCTTCCTgttctctctttcttttctttcttgtgCTGTGCTTTTCTCGCATGGAGAAGAACGAAAAGCCTTTTTGCATCATCTGCGTCATATATAGCATCAACTTTTATCAGGTTGACAACCTGGATTTAGTCACACTCTTAagaaattgagtgccttcaTTTTTTCTGAATTAAATTTTCAGCGAATTTCTTTCCCTCCACTTATTCCCTTGCTCGTTCTTTCTTCGGgctggagggggggggggggggggggagaaaacaaaaatatgggGAAAGTATAAGGGGGAGACATGGAAAATTTTAATCCACCTGAAGGGGGGGAGGCAACTAATTTTTCCACTCCACTCACTCACAATTTCCATAAATGCTTGTTTTACCAGGGCAATACAAAGATACAGtcccatacccaggatttttgaACTGGTATGGTGGCatcatctttttcttttccttacTGATCTCTTCTTTACTGATATGTTATATGATATGTTATATGTTATTACTGATATGTTATTTGGATTTCAAAACAAGGTACAGTAATAATGCACACATTTTCCAAATAAAACATGTATGTATGTCTATGTCCTAATTTTtcaggagggggtggggtttgagttctctgataaaaatctgactacccccgaaaaaacaaaaagggatttttttttttttttttggggggggcaTGGAAAATTTTAATCCAACTATAGGAGTAGGGTGGGCAACtactttttcccttttttatcaaagatcttcccgccccccccccctttctagataataaatgaaatttGCCTCACTTCCGCTAAAATTCACAACTTTACCACTTATCATATGTTTCACCCCTTCAGCGCGCATCCTTCTCTCAGAAATATACTGGCAGTCGACGAAATGCTGAAATGCTTTCCTGGGCTACCTTTGCCTTCGCTGAACGAAGGCCTGGGAAAGAAAGAGCCCGCAATCCTcactaacaacaacaaaaatatcgtTTTCATGTCTGATGCTCCATCCGCGTAGCTTCAAAAAGAAAGAACATATATTTTAAAGGTTACTAAACCCTCGATGACCAAATGGTTTGTGACAAATGTAAGTGAGGTTTTATATCAACTTATGGAAACGATAGAACAACGTAAATATTCTCCTGATCACACACAAAAAGAGTATTTTTGTTACTGTGTTGGTGAACAAAATAAGTAATCTCAAATCCATACTGAGACGTAGTCTTCATAATATTTTCATTTCAGGCCAGAAAAAGTTAGGAAAAGTGATTACTCCGGATCCATGGAAAAGTGGGGCGAGAAATAATACTGGTGCGTATTGGTCTTCAATGCTTTCTGTCTATTTCCCTGCTAAATAATCGTTCTTATGCAAAAGGCTTGCTGTCTAATTCTGATGTAGCTCCTTTCCCTGTGAAGCGAGCTTGGCCTTTCTTGAATATTgaatgttattatatttttatacctTTCTCTGTAGAAGGGGGAGGAAGAAAAGTTGGagaaaataaacttttaaCCCAGAAGAAAAACAGGTACGTCTTTGCCTTGTCATACCAACTGACAAAGTTAAATTGTTTGGCTGTTAACTTATGTTTTCAATTGAATCAATATCCAaccagggttcaaaatagcgGCCGgctgttttctgttttttgtcggttttttttttctgtattccccTTTCATATTTTGAGTATGCAGGCTTTTTTCCTCACCAAAATCCAGAAAGCcggcaaaatctagcagatttgaaaaagttattttgaaccctgccAATATTTCAAACAATTTTGTGCTTCCAGGTTCAACCCTTATGCAGAATTTAAGAAATGCAGGATATGCAAGGACACAGTTCACCAAGCTCACTCAAACTACTGTCAAGGTAAAAACTTGAGGTGTATACCATTTATTTTTACATGTATATTAAAAAACCCTTCTCtcctctttctctctctctgcCCTGCCTGTATTTTGCGCTTGCCCCCAGGAACCACACGGCTCAAAAAACAAGATGCTGCCTGATCATCAAACAGAGCAGGTTTTCAGCTATAATATCACCAAGTACTGCCTGCGAGCAGGCTACCAATAAGGGCCAATCCACACTATACGGAGGCTTGTTTTTGTTACTGGTTTTGTCCACTGTCGGTACTTGTGTTTCTCCAGGACAGAACTTAGCCAATTATAAGTGTATCCACACTAGACATTCAAGCCGAACAAAAAATGCATTACATGTCAATCAACTGTGACAGAATTATGGTACATAGAAGTGTCTAGTGTTTGAAACACTGTTAAAACTCTCTTGTATAATATCTGTCTGGGATCTATTGCTGTCCATCGTCGAGCAAGCTGCAACTAGTACGATTCTATTGTTTGCCTGCGATAATTTTCATTTTGCAACAGCCTAATTGACAAGGAAAAACAAAGTTGAAAAGTTGTTGCAAAACGGCCAGCTAGCCTGATGGCCATGACGCATCCTTTGATCTTTGGCCCGCAGAGGACAAACTTTTGTCCACTATCTACTCGTGTCGGCACTTGTCTTTGGTCATAACCTAAAAGTTCCTGTCAACAACTACCCCTGTTCAAGCAGCTAAAGTTACTGCGGATTGGCCCTAAGCGCTCCATccctataaaaaaatgtaataataacAGAACACAAAATCCTTTAAGGTCAAAAGTTACTCAACCAAAGTAGCTTATATAACTATTTGTTGGGTTTGTTCTTCTTAAATTCTGACTGTTCAATGATTTAGCTTGATTTTTTAACATTGATATTtagaataaagaaataaaagatttTCATATAAAGCTAAATGATGAAATAAGCGCCCCACTTCGCTATCTGTTTTATTGCTTCAactcaattatttttttctatttatttcagGATGTGCATATAAGAAAGGTAACTATCATCATTGACTTTGAGCTTAAAAGAAGTcaattcaaagaaaaataactccTAGGTGTCAAAATACAGCATAAGGGTTATAGAGTAGGGTGGTTGTTTTACAGTCTCTTTGAACTACCTGAagttttaagttttttttttttgtatttaactTTAACTTTTTGTCTAAAGGGAGGATaaaccccctcccccgctTCAGATCAACTACCTCAGTACTATGGCATTGCAATATTGCTCCTCAGATTACTAGCTACTGAATGCCCTGTTATAGAATTTCGATATTCTTATAGAGACTACATTATTTTCTGTGTTCCAGGCATTTGTGCAATGTGTGGTAAGAAGATATTGGACACTTCATCATATCGACAGTCGTCAGCTTAGATACATAGTTACTAAGCAGGCAGCTTTGAACGCTGGTGACAGAAGACATTTATCATGGAAGGAAGCACATGAGCTCTCTGGGAGTGAAAGGGAGGCATTTAACACACACATATCCACCATTTTATTCTCTCATGGCTGAAAAAATCTTCTTTACTTTCTAGTAAGTGACTTGGTTATAACCAAACATATTTGCATGGAGTTTTATTGGCAAGTTCTGTTCAGAGCGAGGTTTGGTAGCATATCATAGTCATTGTAAAACAGAAAACCTTAGCTGTATTGTGGTACACATTTTTCCCATCTTCCAATATTATTCATTTTGAGTATAAAATTGCTCAGTCTTGTGAATCCCTATTTGCATGCTAGCCTGACCACAAAGCAATAGAAATAccctgaaaaataataaaaactagAAGTATCTTCAAGATAGTGAAGTGCTCGGAGATTGGATTGTGAGATCACGGGCTCTAGGATAATTTTACTCCAAAGTATTGTGTAATGCCTTGTTAGTGTTTAATAAACTACGCATTTCCTTCCTCTACTGGTTGTGTTTGAATTGTTTTGGCTCCTCCAGCGAGCTGTTCCTATGCATTTGTTATGACAAACGAGTCGACCACCAGCGGTACGTTTTTTCCCATCCCTGCTTcccaattattttattatatagcGTATCGTTGAAAAGGGTAAAATACATTCCTTGCTACATCTTTTGCAATCCATGCCTTCTTCAATTTGGAAATTCAGAGCCAGTTTTTCTAGCATTAAAGCTGGATTGATCGCCATTACTACGGGTACATTACTTCTGTAAGATTATTAAAAGTTTGTTCTACGAATACATGAATTTATTGTTTTAGCCAGACAATAAAATTGGTTGAAAAAACTACCACttctattttcaaaaacaacaaaatgatTTTTGTAGTTGTTTGCAAGATCATTCAATTTTGATGAATTGAGAGCAGCTCTTTTCAGAAGCACTTTCAGTGTTTTTctcgactttttttttcttaaagatTGCATTAGTTTCATTCTGCATCAGTTTCAGTTCTGTCAGAAGTTTTCTGACAGAACTCCTGTAGTAACTTTGCATGCAAGTATTTATTTGAGCATCTTGAACATAACAATTAGGCAGACAAATACATGAGTCTGAGGTCACAGCAGCTTTCAAAGTTGTGATTTCACTGGTGTCAATATTTGGCAATTTGTAAAGAGGCTCACTGGCCCTTTGTAACAAATCTCCACCCGTCTTGGGCTCAATATTATATTCCCGCATTGGGTCAGCTGATTTTCAGATTTGCATAGCATTGAATGGCATTTAAATAGCATTGAACAGCATTTGTATAGCATTGTATAATTTTGTAGGCTTTTTCTTTACCCAAAGCAATACAGCCATCAGGCATTGGGGTTTGGACTAATAATTAAATCCCATACGCCACCAGTCCTTAAGCATTGGGCATTTTACTACCATTTTAACCCGCTCGCTGCGCTCGCTCCGAGCAAAAACATCACATGTTTCTGGCATGTTTTCACTATTAGATGTTTCTGACAACTTTATACTAAACACGTTTGGGCTAGCATCTTTATTGAACTGTCCAATAAACAGAGCCCAAACATTGGCCAGTTtaactggggggggggggggctagcaTGTTGAGGTGAGCATGTTTGCaactttttttcaaagaaaatagtgtcagaaacTGCTTCCAgtcagtgaaaaaaaatacattgctAATGAAAAATTGCTGGCGTAGCTATACGGTCAGACATTTTGCCAGTAAAATTTGACGGCACTTTTCTGCTTTTAAGTAGCACTTTTTATGCGTGAAAGGTCATCCTTGTGCCCCAGTTCACTCTCCAAAATCTTGTTTTCAAAACGAATTTAGCACGTGGCCATCCGAACGTGTCAAACAGGATTTTCCCGCGAAGTAAGTTTCCTCCCATAAAAGGGCAGGATAACCATATTAGTGCATATATAACAATAGTGTTTTTCGAAGCAAACGCGCCAGTCGAACAAGTTTTATCGCACGATACTCAGGTAAACACACGTAGAAGTTCAGTATCTTGCTGATCACAGTAAAAGCAGTCATGTCTATGGATGGTGTTTATCGTACTCGTTCCCTCGGTGTCCCCGCTACTGGTATACCTGATCAGTATGCCGACGGGAAAGCCGCCAAAGTCTGGCAACACTACATCGGTGGCCACAAGAAGAGAACCGAGTCGTATAGAGAGTTCTTTTGTAACCTTCTTCGCGAACGAAATATCCACAATGTGCTCGATGTCTCTTGTGGAACTGGGTAAGGTTTTTAGAATAccaaaaaaagtaatttttaataatgaaCTTTTATTGTTGCTTGCtgcttttattttgtattgtGATTACTGACCATAACATGGGTACTTATTACAACAACACAATTTAGAGTTATTATTTAGCTTATTGCTTGCATATGAATTTattcactttgacattcagagcactgggcagaaatcacattgcGTCAACACCGTTTCCGGCCATCGCAATGTTAGGGGCAATGCACCATTCGACTCAAAGTCCCTGTGTACTGTATAGGttacttccttttttttaaaaataaaaaatatgtatatatatgatCGAACAAGCTTTTAATCTTGACACCAGCAAAACCTGTTCACGTATAACAGGTTTTGCATGGATGGAAATCAGATACACAAAGTTCGCATtagaaaatatcaaatgacTTGTTGTCAAACAAAACTTGATATTGtctttgattgacaa encodes:
- the LOC5504458 gene encoding cysteine-rich PDZ-binding protein; translated protein: MVCDKCQKKLGKVITPDPWKSGARNNTEGGGRKVGENKLLTQKKNRFNPYAEFKKCRICKDTVHQAHSNYCQGCAYKKGICAMCGKKILDTSSYRQSSA